In a single window of the Chaetodon trifascialis isolate fChaTrf1 chromosome 19, fChaTrf1.hap1, whole genome shotgun sequence genome:
- the LOC139347768 gene encoding uncharacterized protein — MEYKLIMAVSGFPSLYDSNSLTYRDLNMRSDAWRQVAEIVGVPESECRRKWKMLRDQHRRERQREKERRESGVGLFNYRPWRYSAILSFLNPFIDARAAGTNGWALDQQPPRLQASDMVGCSTTTEMRSDDDENYGIAVADATTTSSSSSTEFVQRKRPSSASADAVRLKEAKTELTSETAATDDGVQSHVQHVNLKELLEMMMQSVTSLATNLASSHSSLQLSDQLPPPAQSSSVVLQPSCATSRLNHLKTEEQEVVAVELLDHADGEEVCRSASPRPTRARRSADSLLEEYLRRMEAREAQRDRDVDQRDDVTLFLLSLAPAMRRLPAEKQSWIRTKIQQFLHEAEFGATNFQ; from the exons ATGGAGTATAAGCTGATCATGGCGGTGTCCGGTTTCCCGAGTCTCTACGACAGCAACTCGCTGACCTACCGGGACCTGAACATGCGGAGCGATGCGTGGAGGCAGGTCGCGGAGATCGTCGGTGTCCCCG AGTCTGAATGCAGAAGGAAGTGGAAGATGCTGAGGGATCAGCACCGGAGGGAGAGGCAGCGGGAGAAGGAGCGACGCGAGAGCGGCGTGGGGCTCTTCAACTACAGGCCGTGGAGATATTCAGCTATTTTGTCCTTTCTGAACCCGTTCATTGATGCCAGAGCTGCAGGCACCAACGGCTGGGCCCTGGACCAGCAGCCCCCTCGGCTCCAGGCGTCCGACATGGTGGGCTGCAGCACGACCACCGAGATGCGGAGCGACGACGACGAGAATTACG GAATCGCTGTAGCAGATGCTACAACGACATCATCGTCATCCTCCACAGAGTTTGTTCAGAGGAAGCGGCCGTCCTCTGCCAGCGCCGACGCCGTCAGACTGAAAGAGGCAAAGACTGAATTGACCTCAGAAACTGCTGCTACAGACGACGGCGTGCAGTCACACGTCCAGCATGTCAACCTGAAGGAACTGTTAGAGATGATGATGCAGTCAGTCACGTCTCTCGCTACGAACTTAGCGTCTTCACACTCCTCCTTGCAGCTCTCGGATCAGCTGCCGCCTCCTGCGCAGTCGTCGTCCGTGGTCCTGCAGCCGTCCTGCGCCACGTCCAGGCTGAACCACCTGaaaacagaggagcaggaggttgTGGCTGTGGAGCTGTTGGACCACGCTGACGGAGAGGAGGTGTGTCGTTCTGCGTCTCCCCGGCCGACCCGGGCCAGGAGGAGCGCCGACAGTCTCCTGGAGGAGTACCTGAGGAGGATGGAGGCCAGGGAGGCTCAGAGAGACCGGGACGTGGATCAGAGAGACGACGTTACGCTGTTCTTACTCAGCTTAGCTCCTGCGATGAGAAGACTTCCTGCTGAGAAACAATCATGGATCAGAACCAAAATACAGCAGTTTCTACACGAGGCAGAGTTTGGTGCTACCAACTTCCAGTGA